The Paenibacillus pabuli DNA segment AAATGTATCTTTGGGCGAGATCGCAAGCCCTTCCAGCGTCCGTCCAAGCAATTGGCGCCGCTTCGTACCCTTGGCTTCCGCAGCATTACGCATCGGATTGGGCCAGCGCAGCTCCGCAAGGCGCAGAGCGGCAGGCTGAAACAGACGACCTCCGTCGCCAAAATTCAGCCTCCTTACCACGTGGGTCCAAGCATCCACACGCGGCTCCGATGTTTCACCGGAAAAACAAAAAAATACGTCACCAAGCCATACTCCATACAGCGATTGCATCATTACAGTCTCCCGTCATCCCTTCGCATTGTTACTCTCCATCATATACGAAAATGCCCGGATTTAAAAACCTTTACGCACAAAAATTGCTTTATCCATCTCCTGACACGCTCTTCATAGGTTCAATCCGCATAAAAAAATGTCCCTTCTCCCCTGTATGGGATTAGGAACATTAGAATTTTGTGCAGGTACTCGCCTGCCAATATAATGACATCAAACTATTTATTCGCCCAAACTCGTCAGCATGCCTAACAATACATCCAGGTTCAAAATACCCGCCGTATGATCCGGGGCATGTCCGATCTCCTTGAATACACCTGTCATAAAGCGCTTATGCTCTTCCGCAGGTTCTTCAAACCGATCGTAGGTCACCACAGAATCGACCGTGTCCACAATCAAAGGCACGAATCCCCCTTTATATGGCACGACAATAATACGTGTAGAAGCATCATCTTCTTTATCCCGCATGCCCAACAGAACCCGAAGACTAACGACGGAAACCACCTTGCCGTACAAAGACCCAAAGCCCCTGATCTCCGGACTGCCGAACGGAACAGTGGTCACGGGAATCATCCTAATAATTTCATGTACTTCCTCAATGCGCAGCGCGAAAAACTGATCTCCGACCGTAAAATTAATGTATTGAACTTGAGCTTCCTCATTCATAGTTGTCTCCATACCCTCTCACTTTTAAAGGTTACTTGGTGTATCGGCAATTTTCCACGAAATATTTAGAGCTTCATTCAATTTAACAAGCTGCTTAATCACGACCAAACGCCCGAAACGGGGGTCTGGGAAGTAGTAATCAGTTCTTTTCAATCTGAAAACATATGACTTTTTCTCTTATAGTTCAATTTTCCTATAATCTCTCTATAAAAAACTCGAAAAATGTCGATATACCCTATAAGTTCTTATTTGAAACAACCTGCTGTAACGACCTTATTTAAGAAAAGAGGAATAACATGACGCTTAAAGCAAAAGTCATCGTCATCGTCACCGCCATTTGTATTTTGCTCGCAGCCCCACTAAGTTACATCGCCCTTCTCGTGATCGAAAAGCAAGCTACGGAGTCTGTGGATAACCAACTGCAGAGCACCGTTCAATATGCTGCAGCCGAAGTTAACGGATGGGCCATTGCCCAAGCTAAAGTGATTGAGACACTCGGGAAGGTTATTGAAGATACAGTGCCCCTGAATGAGATCGGGATGGACCATCTGCAGGCATTCCAACTGCCGTCCAACAAAGAAGATATCGCCACCATCTATTTCGGCCTTGAGGACGGAACATACATGGATGGAGCAGGCTTTATCCCCGATGCGTCCTTCGACGCTCGCGAACGTCCTTGGTACGTGCAAACCAAAGCCTCCAATCAACTTACATACAGTGATGCTTATGTGACCAAAGCCGGTGTACAGTCCATTTTTATTGGCGTGCCTCTCCATGATGCAGACGGGAACTTCCAGGGCGCGATCGCTGAAAATATTGCACTGGATTCTATCAAGGATGAGATTAACTCCATCCAGACCGAGAACGGATTCACCTTTTTGCTGGACCAGGCCGGTGTCGTGCTCTCCCACCCCAATCAGGAGTTGTTGAACACCCCACTTGCTGATCAAAGCGACTACACCGATATTGTGGGCACGATGCTTAAGGAGCCAAGCGGATTATCCGAATATACCTACAATAATGATCGTCAATTAATCTATTATGAGAAAATTCCTAACACCAATTGGATTGTTGCCACTTCCATTTCCAAGGCAGCTGCCCTGGCCGAGTTTACGAAGACAAGAACGTTGTATCTGGCCTTTATCATTGTATTTACACTGATTCTGGCAGCTCTCGCCTACTTCTTTGCTCTAAAAACAATCAAGCCTTTGCTTGCCATGAAAAACAGTGCCCAGCAGTTGGCAGCCGGAGATCTTACCGTTCAGGTTGCTGTAAAGGGCAAAGACGAAATTGCACAACTGGGTTCATCATTCAATGAAATGTCTGCTTCACTACGCAGTTTGATCGGACAGGTCGATCAATCGGCACAACAGGTCCAAGCTTCTTCCCAGACGATGTTCAAAGATGCTTCGGGCAGTAACGAAATTGCCGGACAGATCTCGACGGTCATTGAGGAAATTGCCAAAGGTGCGGGAGAACAAGCTGAATCGATTCAAGCCGGAGCCGAAATGGTGTCCGAAATTAACGGAATCATTGATCAGATTACAGACGAGGCCCGGCAGGCCTCCGAAACGATATTGGACGTTAATAACGCGATGGAGAGTGGCCAAAGTGCAATCGCTCGCCAGTCAGATCTGTCCCAGGCAGGACAGGAATCCACGAGTCGGGTCGAAACATCCAATGAGCTGCTGCTTAGCAAAATTGGTGAAATATCCGCCATTACAGGCAGTATTCAGAACATTGCGGCACAGACCAATCTACTGGCCCTGAATGCATCCATTGAAGCTGCACGTGCCGGAGAACATGGCAGAGGATTCGCCGTTGTCGCCGGGGAAGTTCGCAAGCTTGCCGAACAATCTTCGCACTCCGTTGCTGAGATTGACCAGTTATTGAACGACCTGAATGCAGCAGGCCGGCAAAGCGCAGCCGAATTGGAACAGTTCCGACTGAATAGCTCGGCCCAATCGGAATCCATGGCAGAAACTTCGGCTTCCTTTGATCTGATTCGTGGTTCCGTAGATGAAATCATACACAAAATCAGCTCGATTACTTCGGGCATGGATGAGATCAAAACAGGTGCAGCCCAAGTATCGGACGTTATTACAGGGCTCGCTGCTG contains these protein-coding regions:
- a CDS encoding chemotaxis protein CheW, with protein sequence MNEEAQVQYINFTVGDQFFALRIEEVHEIIRMIPVTTVPFGSPEIRGFGSLYGKVVSVVSLRVLLGMRDKEDDASTRIIVVPYKGGFVPLIVDTVDSVVTYDRFEEPAEEHKRFMTGVFKEIGHAPDHTAGILNLDVLLGMLTSLGE
- a CDS encoding methyl-accepting chemotaxis protein translates to MTLKAKVIVIVTAICILLAAPLSYIALLVIEKQATESVDNQLQSTVQYAAAEVNGWAIAQAKVIETLGKVIEDTVPLNEIGMDHLQAFQLPSNKEDIATIYFGLEDGTYMDGAGFIPDASFDARERPWYVQTKASNQLTYSDAYVTKAGVQSIFIGVPLHDADGNFQGAIAENIALDSIKDEINSIQTENGFTFLLDQAGVVLSHPNQELLNTPLADQSDYTDIVGTMLKEPSGLSEYTYNNDRQLIYYEKIPNTNWIVATSISKAAALAEFTKTRTLYLAFIIVFTLILAALAYFFALKTIKPLLAMKNSAQQLAAGDLTVQVAVKGKDEIAQLGSSFNEMSASLRSLIGQVDQSAQQVQASSQTMFKDASGSNEIAGQISTVIEEIAKGAGEQAESIQAGAEMVSEINGIIDQITDEARQASETILDVNNAMESGQSAIARQSDLSQAGQESTSRVETSNELLLSKIGEISAITGSIQNIAAQTNLLALNASIEAARAGEHGRGFAVVAGEVRKLAEQSSHSVAEIDQLLNDLNAAGRQSAAELEQFRLNSSAQSESMAETSASFDLIRGSVDEIIHKISSITSGMDEIKTGAAQVSDVITGLAAVAEESAASTEEAASSTMEQSLSISNISEAAKALSDHADQLLREVSRFNTAEK